The Panicum hallii strain FIL2 chromosome 5, PHallii_v3.1, whole genome shotgun sequence genome contains the following window.
TCATCGTGGCGAAGTTGTGCGCCGGTGTCGTGGCCGTGAGCGCCGGAGAAGGAGCATTGCCGGGGCGTGGACCGAGGACGCCGGTGCCGGGGCACGCCACTGTGGCATGGGCCATGCCTGCACGACGCCTGTCCACGGGTTGAACATCGTTCCCCAGGTTTGCTAAGACCCGGACGGAGCGCCAGTGGAAGGAGCCTTCTTGCCGTCGTTGTGCTTACGCTTTTTCTTGCGCTCGGTGCCAGTTTTGGCCggctccgaggatgaggagatgggtggtggaggaggacgcggcgccggcgcgccgggCGTCCTGGCAGCAAGAAGAGCAGTGGACGCCTCCATCTTGACGGTGTGCGCGATCCTCGATTCTTGCTGAAGCAGGTACGAGCGCACATCGAGGAAGGTCGTGGGGCCATGTCGGATGCGAGGAAGGAGATGGCATTGCTGAATTTGGAATTCAGCCCCCGCAGCGTGTTGACAATGAGAGCGGGTTCAGACACCAGATGTCCGACGTCGGCCAGGAGATCAGCAAGTTCCTTCAGGCGGCCACAATAGGCGTTGATGCTCAGCTCACCTTGGAAAAGGCTGTGGAATTCCTGCAGCGTAGACGGCACGGTGCATGGCATTGTTGAGGAAGAGGTTGCGCACCGCCGACCAGAGGGAGAACGCGGTGATGCGTGGCTGCATGACGAACGACATGATCTCCGGAGTCACGGTGGCGTAGATCCAGGAGGTGATGCAGCCGTCGATCTGAAGCCACTCGGCATCGTCAGCACGAAGACGCGCGTCGATGGTGCCGTCAATGCGGTCGATGATGCCGAGCTTGTGGAAGGTGATGTCGAAGAAGGTACTCCATTGCTTGTAGAGAAACGAGAGAGAAAGAGGAGTGGAAGAGGCATTGAACGGATCGAGGTTCAAGATGATACCATGAAGGAGAATGATTTTGTGCAACGCACTGAACTCATCTCATTTACACATATTTATACACATTTACATGAGTGTTGTGAGGCAACAGAAAGACCTAAACTAACGCTAACGTGCTCGTGAATACAGGAGCGTGAGCGCTACTCCAGTGGAGAGGATATCTCTATGATCCAACTGAATGAACCGAGTCATCTGTTCCTACACTTTGATTTGCTACCATACAGGCAAGAAACAATCAAACAGAAGGGACAGAAACAGAAATGATGGCACGAAGGTGTCTGAAAGAGTCTAGTACAACAGAGGTTCTTAAAGTCACATCCATGGTTCATACAGCAAATTTAAAGTCCAATTCATTCAAGGGAAATTGTATTGGTTCATACGCACGCACCAAGATATTCTTACCGGTATGAAAAGCGGACAGGCCATTGGAGCCTCCGTCTTCCTCACTCGAACCTGGTCAGGTCCAGAGTCGCCTCGTCATTGGAGGGCGTCAAGAACTCCCTCGACGCCAGCTCAACGACGTCGCCGGTGTCACCAGCTGGTTCGCCGCCACTGCCGCCGGCGTTGCTAGGCCCTGCTTCGCTGTAGTAGTAGCCGGCGCCCGCTCCGCTGTAGTAGCCGCTTGCGCCGGCATTGCTGGAGGATCCACCAGCGTAGTACGATGGACCAGCTGCAAGACCCGTGTTCAGCGCCGTGAGGTATTCGACGAACGGGAACCAACTGAAGGTGGCTTGCTGGGGGTCTTGAGTAACCAGCTGCAgctgcggcgccggcgagggagCGTACATCGCGTAGCTCATGTAGCCCGCCTCCTGCGGGTCACAGCTGATGTTCAGGTCCGGCAGCTGCGGCATGTTGTGGTTGATCATCCCCGGCAGGTGGCGCGATAATGGCGGCCCGGCCGGGTTGGCGGCGTTGAAGTTCATCTCCATCTCGGGCGCCGGCGGGTGGGCAGCCTCTGGAACGATGGGCCCACTGTAGGCGGGGCCTTGGAGCGGCGGggacgccgccggcggcggtgctgcagaCTCGGAGGCCGGGGGCAGGCTGCGGATGTACTCCTCCAGGACGGAAAGCTGGCCGGGTGGCACCTGCTGCtcgctcttcttcttcttcaatcGGCGCTTTGCCTTGAGGCTGCGCCTGGTCGCGTTCCAATGATTCTTGACGGCGTTCTCTGACCGGCCTGGGAGGAACCTTGCTATCGACGACCAGCGGTTTCCGAAGTATTTGTGAGCTCCAATAAGCATCTTGTCGTCCTCCTCCGTCCATATGTCATTTTGCTGTGAAAAGTCAGTGAACAAAAATGATTAGCATAAGCGAAGATCAATTCTATATTTGAAGAACGtacatgcaaaaaaaaaataagTTAGCCTATTGCTCGGATGACTAAAATTTGCGGAAACATTCAGTCAACATTCAAATCGCCAGAGAGATGGATCGTGGATGAGGTTAGCGGTTAGCCATTTGTGTATTTTTGGAATCCTTTTATAGATTCGCCATGGCAACTGGCTTCGAATAAATCCAAGGGGGTCCAGAGAGTACGGTTGGCGGGGTGGCAACTGGCAAGGCGGTGAGGGCGCCGGCAGCCAAGAACTCAAGAAGGCGGAGGACCAGCAGTGAATATTGTTTGCAGAGGCCAGAGGGTGAGTCCCGTAACAGGTTGTTTAGTAGCAGCTTGACATATGGCCACGGTGGCGTGAGTCACTCATGGAATACGGAATAGGAAGCGGAGTGGACAGGGTAGTGAAAAGCATGTGGAGAAAGGAACAGTATGAGCGTGAGCTGCGTAAGGAAGAAAAGGTAGCTAAACGTCAAATGTTTCAGGTAACGCTCACTTTAATCGTCTGAAAAGATAAACAAACAAACGTGGTACaccatccccccccccccccctctcacGTGGAGGAGATTTCGGAACAGGTGAACGAGATTTAAGGGTCTAAGGGTAACGTTGGATCAAGATTTAAGGGTAGCAACACATGTGAACAAGATTTCGGAAAGAACGGAGGAGTGAAAAGCATTGGGATCTTAAAACTTTTCTTGAATTCCTACCAAGTCCATGAACTCTTAAAAGTGTGCGATATGGCCCTTCAAAGTTCTTAAGTGATCGACTAAAAGTGAAAATCCGAGTTCATAATGGGATCTATAGAGTGAACCTAGAGTAAACACTTCAAAATTTTAAAGATCCAGATTCTTATTTTCAGAGTTAATAAACCAAGATAAGAATCTGAAAAAAAGTCCAAAGGTACTCCTAGTGCATTTTGCTAATTTTGAAATATCAGTTTTTTGAGGGCAAATCTTTTTTTCACCTATTAATTGTCGCTAGAGTCTCACTCACATTGGAAATTTGTTTTGACAATCACACTCTTATAGTATTCTAGGTGTAAATTGAACATTTCCGTCACAATACAAAGTTTATTTGCACAAAAAAGGAAAGCAAAGGCTCAGAGTTTGATGAGGAATTGGATGCGCTTAATATTAATTACTAAA
Protein-coding sequences here:
- the LOC112891607 gene encoding transcription factor MYB77-like, whose translation is MAFNNSILVNRVLASVLTEDEAAVSYLASSSHGGPQFEHNLVAPSSMQAGGAQFMDAPLDVSSLVASIGMTPAGFEMPEGAIVASGYNTLGGVPIDVEEIPQPQTGSNDKPTSFKGTWTEEEDSVLKDMVTQHGERKWSVISQSLPGRIGKQCRERWINHLRPDIRQNDIWTEEDDKMLIGAHKYFGNRWSSIARFLPGRSENAVKNHWNATRRSLKAKRRLKKKKSEQQVPPGQLSVLEEYIRSLPPASESAAPPPAASPPLQGPAYSGPIVPEAAHPPAPEMEMNFNAANPAGPPLSRHLPGMINHNMPQLPDLNISCDPQEAGYMSYAMYAPSPAPQLQLVTQDPQQATFSWFPFVEYLTALNTGLAAGPSYYAGGSSSNAGASGYYSGAGAGYYYSEAGPSNAGGSGGEPAGDTGDVVELASREFLTPSNDEATLDLTRFE